A stretch of Chionomys nivalis chromosome 2, mChiNiv1.1, whole genome shotgun sequence DNA encodes these proteins:
- the Ceacam19 gene encoding carcinoembryonic antigen-related cell adhesion molecule 19, which produces MEIGTRTPGSFSKGFLFSALILSLWLPQGSQAALHILKTPEKPQMNQDLLMSLHGVPGTIQDFIWYLGEETNGGTRLFSYIPGLQRPQRDGYAMGQRDIVGFPNGSMLLRRAQPSDSGIYQVAITVNPAWTLKAKTEVQVADTREYSLTSHLPVNAGIMAATITGSLAVGSLLVSGIAYLLVTRRRKGRSPRIAATEQPELNTIPESGDSNVYEVMPSPVFLVSPIRDTGPVNPAMSRPPLASQQPQPENQYYQDLLNPDPAPYCQLVPTS; this is translated from the exons ATGGAGATTGGTACCCGGACCCCAGGCAGCTTCTCAAAGGGCTTCCTGTTCTCAG CCTTGATCCTGTCTCTCTGGCTGCCCCAAGGCTCCCAGGCAGCCCTCCACATCCTAAAGACTCCAGAGAAGCCCCAAATGAACCAGGACCTTCTCATGTCCCTTCATGGTGTCCCTGGCACCATCCAGGACTTTATCTGGTACCTGGGGGAGGAGACTAATGGAGGCACAAGGCTGTTCTCTTACATCCCTGGACTACAGCGGCCCCAGAGGGATGGCTACGCCATGGGACAGCGAGACATTGTTGGCTTCCCCAATGGTTCCATGTTGCTGAGACGTGCCCAGCCTTCAGACAGTGGCATCTACCAAGTGGCCATCACCGTCAATCCTGCCTGGACATTGAAGGCCAAGACTGAGGTCCAGGTGGCTG ATACACGCGAATACTCACTCACATCCCACCTGCCTGTCAATGCTGGGATCATGGCTGCCACCATCACTGGGAGTCTTGCTGTGGGCTCACTGCTTGTAAGTGGCATTGCCTACCTCCTGGTCACTCGAAGACGGAAGGGCAGGAGCCCCAG GATTGCAGCTACAGAGCAGCCGGAACTGAACACTATTCCTGAGTCTG GTGATAGCAATGTCTATGAAGTGATGCCATCTCCAGTCTTCCTGGTGTCCCCCATCAGAGACACAGGGCCAGTGAACCCAGCCATG AGCCGGCCTCCACTCGCTTCCCAGCAACCGCAGCCTGAGAACCAGTACTACCAG GACCTGCTAAACCCCGACCCAGCCCCTTACTGCCAGCTGGTGCCAACATCCTGA